The Halomicronema hongdechloris C2206 genome includes a window with the following:
- a CDS encoding DUF3536 domain-containing protein has translation MADSHLSVRPSSLSPPTHDPETAWEAAASTTTGVYICIHGHFYQPPRENPYLDMIERQPGAAPFHDWNERIHYECYRPNAFARILNDRGEVIRIVNNYEYISFNMGPTLLSWMERYDTETYQRILEADRRSCERFNGHGNAIAQVYNHIILPLANHRDKVTQVRWGKIDFITRFGRDPEGLWLAETAVDYPTLDVLVDEGIRFIILAPSQAQRCRPLVESNGASGWHEVGGGQIDPTRPYRCFLRQADGHADPNRYIDIFFYDGPISRDMGFSDALTSSQLLAGRLGQAVRGDHRLAQVISVATDGETFGHHRGGAEKTLAYAVTTEMAQHGWTVTNFAHYLSLYPPTWEVELKPVTAWSCSHGVDRWQSDCGCGGGGEWHQQWRYPLRQALDWLRDQLIEVFESRGGELLQDPWAARDEYGTVLCDGHWQSHPRGARPAPQGHRPPTQIKRFLDAHQSHPLTAAEQIDALRLLEMQRHALLMYTSCGWFFEELSRPEGTQILRYAARALELAGDAAGLELEQTFIQRLELAPSNIALFGNGAGIYRQLVMPSRITLEQVAAQYAISSLFTPYSREHQLFCYTIQQQDYQLQRMGPLSLAVGQLSLVSTITQETLEVGFAALHMGSWDFHCSLRPFRSRLAYSRAKEAVFAALSQASAAQTVLAINRVFGQRFYSLQDLVADERHRLMGLLSQETLLRLDQLYTHVYRDNYGILKAFHRDHLPVPQELQVAADITLSQRALEGLRVLDRETSDPDGEPWQRSAEHLSELESLANEAQHFHCQLSLATARPLLERVILRTLETLLQTTKPETITGYREWLARLIQLGSTLGMGISLERAQERYYQYLQTVILPELGLSVAPTTNVAPSALAKSLSTTRRLALRPLLELGELLVVDVAGLTVLLERL, from the coding sequence ATGGCTGATTCCCATTTGTCCGTGCGTCCGTCGTCACTCTCTCCGCCGACCCATGACCCTGAAACCGCCTGGGAGGCTGCCGCATCAACGACGACTGGCGTCTACATCTGTATCCATGGCCATTTTTATCAGCCCCCCCGGGAAAACCCTTACCTGGATATGATTGAGCGGCAGCCTGGAGCCGCTCCCTTTCATGATTGGAATGAACGGATTCACTACGAATGCTATCGCCCCAATGCCTTTGCTCGCATTCTGAACGATCGCGGCGAAGTCATTCGCATCGTCAACAACTATGAGTACATCAGCTTCAACATGGGGCCAACCCTGTTGAGCTGGATGGAGCGCTACGATACCGAGACCTATCAGCGTATCCTAGAGGCGGATCGGCGCAGTTGCGAGCGCTTCAATGGCCACGGCAATGCGATCGCACAGGTCTATAACCACATCATTTTGCCCTTGGCCAACCACCGCGACAAAGTCACCCAGGTGCGCTGGGGCAAGATCGATTTCATCACCCGCTTCGGCCGTGACCCCGAGGGCCTGTGGCTGGCCGAAACCGCCGTCGACTACCCCACCCTGGATGTCTTAGTGGATGAGGGCATTCGCTTCATCATCCTGGCCCCTTCTCAGGCCCAGCGCTGCCGCCCCCTGGTGGAGAGCAACGGCGCCAGTGGCTGGCACGAAGTCGGGGGCGGCCAGATTGATCCCACCCGGCCCTACCGCTGTTTCCTGAGGCAGGCCGATGGCCATGCCGATCCCAACCGCTACATTGACATCTTCTTCTACGACGGTCCCATCTCCCGGGACATGGGCTTCAGTGACGCTCTCACCTCCTCACAACTGCTAGCCGGTCGCCTGGGACAAGCGGTGCGCGGGGATCATCGTCTGGCCCAGGTGATCTCGGTGGCCACCGATGGCGAAACCTTTGGCCACCATCGCGGTGGGGCTGAGAAAACTCTGGCCTATGCCGTCACCACCGAGATGGCCCAGCACGGCTGGACCGTCACCAATTTTGCCCACTACCTCAGCCTCTATCCCCCTACCTGGGAAGTAGAGCTCAAGCCCGTGACTGCCTGGAGCTGCTCCCACGGGGTCGATCGCTGGCAAAGTGATTGTGGCTGCGGTGGCGGCGGCGAGTGGCACCAGCAGTGGCGTTATCCCCTGCGCCAGGCCCTAGATTGGCTGCGGGATCAACTGATTGAGGTGTTCGAGAGCCGTGGCGGCGAACTGCTGCAGGATCCCTGGGCCGCTCGGGATGAGTATGGCACGGTGCTGTGCGATGGTCATTGGCAAAGCCACCCCAGAGGGGCTAGACCGGCCCCGCAGGGCCATCGCCCCCCAACCCAGATCAAGCGTTTTCTGGACGCCCATCAGAGCCATCCTCTGACGGCGGCAGAGCAGATCGACGCCCTACGCCTGCTGGAAATGCAGCGCCACGCCCTGCTCATGTACACCAGTTGCGGCTGGTTCTTCGAAGAGCTCTCCCGCCCCGAAGGCACTCAAATCCTGCGCTATGCCGCCCGGGCCTTAGAGCTGGCTGGAGACGCCGCCGGCCTGGAATTAGAACAAACCTTCATCCAACGGCTAGAACTGGCTCCTAGCAATATAGCTCTATTTGGCAACGGGGCTGGCATCTACCGCCAGCTGGTCATGCCCTCCCGCATTACCTTGGAACAGGTGGCGGCCCAATATGCCATCAGTTCCCTATTTACCCCCTATAGCCGGGAGCATCAGCTGTTTTGCTACACCATCCAGCAACAGGACTATCAATTGCAGCGTATGGGTCCCCTGTCCCTGGCCGTGGGACAGCTATCCCTGGTCTCCACTATTACCCAGGAGACCCTAGAGGTCGGGTTTGCCGCCCTGCACATGGGTAGCTGGGATTTTCACTGTAGTCTGCGCCCTTTCCGCTCCCGACTCGCCTACAGCCGGGCCAAAGAGGCTGTATTCGCCGCCCTGAGCCAGGCCAGTGCCGCCCAGACCGTATTGGCCATCAACCGGGTCTTTGGGCAACGGTTCTATAGCTTGCAGGATCTAGTCGCCGATGAACGCCACCGCCTGATGGGGCTGCTGAGTCAGGAAACCTTGCTGCGATTAGATCAGCTCTATACCCACGTCTATCGCGACAACTATGGCATTCTCAAGGCCTTCCATCGCGATCATCTACCGGTGCCCCAAGAACTGCAAGTGGCCGCCGATATTACCCTCAGTCAGCGGGCCCTAGAGGGACTGCGAGTCTTAGATCGAGAGACCAGTGATCCCGACGGGGAACCCTGGCAGCGAAGCGCCGAACATCTTAGCGAACTCGAGAGCCTGGCCAATGAAGCCCAGCATTTCCACTGCCAACTGTCCCTGGCCACGGCTCGGCCACTGCTGGAGCGCGTGATTCTGCGTACCCTAGAGACGCTGTTGCAAACCACGAAACCGGAGACCATCACCGGCTACCGGGAGTGGCTGGCTCGCTTAATTCAGCTAGGCTCTACCCTGGGCATGGGAATATCGTTGGAGCGAGCCCAGGAACGCTATTACCAATATCTGCAAACAGTAATTCTGCCGGAACTAGGACTCTCAGTTGCTCCTACCACTAACGTGGCTCCCAGTGCCCTAGCTAAATCCCTATCCACCACTCG